Proteins encoded within one genomic window of Desulfobulbaceae bacterium:
- a CDS encoding acetyl-CoA decarbonylase/synthase complex subunit gamma: MALTGIQILKMLPKKNCGECKIPTCLAFAMKVAAGQTDIGECPYVDDAVKETIGEASAPPIRTIKIGSVDSSFTAGGETCLFRHEKRFENPTGIAVLISTGMDDVAISSRIDNFKKLQYERVGVLLKADLIAIKDDKKDSLSFSALIQRVMTDAPAANLILISDSTEALTAALAVCKDKKPLLYGATSANAKALAALAKEFACPLAVKGSNLDDAIAISEELLQAGLKDLVIDTGARTVRAALEDNVVARRAAIAKKYKPLGFPTITFPCEMSDDPMMEAMIASVLIAKYAGIVVLSDLQGDILFPLLLERLNIFTDPQRPMVVEENIYPLNSPGKDSPVIITCNFSLTYFIVSGEIEGSKVPSWLLIKDTEGLSVLTAWAAGKFGADVIAQFIKKSGIEDQINHRELLIPGYLASIKGELEEELPQWTITIGPREAGHIPAFLKEWKPSAKK, translated from the coding sequence ATGGCTTTAACCGGTATACAAATTTTAAAAATGCTCCCTAAGAAGAATTGTGGGGAATGTAAGATACCAACCTGCTTGGCTTTTGCTATGAAAGTGGCGGCAGGTCAGACAGATATTGGCGAGTGTCCGTACGTAGATGACGCGGTAAAAGAGACCATCGGTGAGGCATCAGCTCCCCCGATCAGGACCATTAAGATTGGTTCTGTGGATAGCTCCTTTACCGCTGGCGGAGAGACTTGTCTCTTCCGCCATGAAAAACGGTTTGAAAACCCAACCGGTATCGCTGTCTTGATTTCTACCGGAATGGATGATGTCGCGATTTCCAGCCGTATTGACAACTTCAAAAAGCTCCAGTATGAGCGGGTTGGCGTACTGTTAAAGGCTGACTTAATTGCGATAAAGGATGATAAAAAGGATTCACTATCTTTTTCTGCTCTGATCCAGAGGGTGATGACCGACGCGCCTGCTGCAAATTTGATTTTGATCAGCGACTCAACAGAGGCGCTTACCGCTGCTCTTGCCGTCTGTAAAGATAAGAAGCCCTTGCTCTATGGCGCAACTTCAGCCAATGCCAAGGCGCTGGCGGCCTTGGCGAAAGAGTTCGCCTGTCCGCTGGCGGTCAAGGGATCAAACCTTGATGATGCTATTGCAATCTCTGAGGAGTTGTTGCAGGCGGGTCTTAAAGATTTGGTGATTGACACTGGCGCTCGCACCGTTCGTGCTGCTTTAGAGGATAATGTCGTTGCTCGAAGGGCTGCTATTGCCAAGAAATACAAGCCGTTAGGATTCCCGACCATCACTTTTCCCTGTGAAATGAGTGATGATCCGATGATGGAGGCGATGATTGCCTCGGTTTTGATCGCCAAGTATGCCGGTATTGTCGTTCTTTCCGACTTGCAGGGGGATATCCTCTTTCCCTTGCTCCTTGAACGCCTTAATATCTTTACTGATCCTCAGCGCCCCATGGTGGTGGAAGAGAATATCTACCCCTTGAATAGTCCGGGGAAAGACTCTCCAGTGATCATTACCTGTAACTTCTCACTTACGTACTTTATTGTCTCCGGCGAAATTGAAGGTTCTAAGGTGCCATCGTGGTTGTTGATTAAGGATACCGAGGGCCTTTCTGTCCTTACCGCATGGGCTGCGGGTAAATTTGGCGCTGATGTTATTGCCCAGTTCATTAAAAAGTCCGGCATTGAGGATCAGATCAATCATCGTGAACTGTTGATCCCAGGGTATCTTGCCTCTATTAAGGGCGAACTTGAGGAAGAACTTCCACAGTGGACAATCACCATTGGACCTCGCGAGGCAGGTCATATCCCGGCATTCCTCAAAGAATGGAAGCCGTCTGCCAAGAAATGA